From a region of the Chitinophaga caseinilytica genome:
- a CDS encoding alpha-ketoacid dehydrogenase subunit alpha/beta — protein sequence MNMQSQLSFEEFRREVLNDYRLACISREVSLLGRREVLTGKAKFGIFGDGKEVAQIAMSKYFKPGDFRSGYYRDQTWAFATGVANVEQFFSQLYADPDLANDPFSAGRQMNSHFATPNIDMDGNWLPLTAQKNTAADMAPTAAQMPRALGLAYASKLFREVPELEGLTHLSHQGNEVCFATIGDASTSEGHFWETVNAAGVLQVPLCIFVWDDGYGISVPRKYQTTKGSISAALEGFRKGEQTNGLEIYNVKGWDYAGLCEVFEEGIRKARETHVPVLFHVEEITQPQGHSTSGSHERYKSKERLAWEKEFDCNSKMRQWIVVNALADEGALQEVEAEAKVLAHEGRKRAWEKYIAPIRGQVQGLTAILKNLVEEGRVETELVQHTIQELAANREPLRRDILKSAAHILFRYPRDFSPVLNDLQLFYDNQLVTEKENYNSLLYATGANSALNVPEVPAEYAADAPVLNGYEVLNKYFDQLFTDNPLVFAFGEDVGKIGDVNQGFAGLQAKHGKVRISDTGIRELTIMGQGIGMALRGLRPIAEIQYLDYLLYGLQPLSDDVASLQYRTRGTQFCPIIVRTRGHRLEGIWHSGSPMGMIINSLRGFYVCVPRNMVQAAGMYNTLLRAHEPGIVIESLNGYRLKERMPENLVDFTVPMGVPEILHEGTDITIVSYGSTLRIIEEAIQTLSGLGVSCELIDVQTLLPFDTSHSILDSLKKTNRILFVDEDVPGGGTAYMFQQVMELQGGYRWLDVAPRTLSAQAHRPAYGSDGDYFSKPNVEDVVKVVMEMIRE from the coding sequence ATGAATATGCAAAGCCAGTTGTCATTTGAGGAGTTCCGCAGGGAAGTTTTGAATGATTACAGGCTGGCCTGCATCAGCAGGGAAGTAAGCCTGCTGGGCCGCCGGGAAGTATTGACCGGCAAGGCCAAATTCGGGATATTTGGCGATGGCAAGGAAGTGGCGCAGATCGCGATGTCCAAATATTTCAAACCGGGCGATTTCCGTTCGGGCTATTACCGCGATCAGACGTGGGCTTTCGCAACGGGCGTGGCCAATGTAGAGCAGTTTTTCTCCCAGCTGTATGCAGATCCGGACCTGGCGAACGATCCTTTTTCCGCCGGTCGCCAGATGAATTCGCATTTCGCCACTCCCAATATCGATATGGACGGTAACTGGCTGCCGCTCACCGCGCAGAAGAACACCGCCGCAGACATGGCGCCCACTGCCGCACAGATGCCGCGTGCGCTGGGCCTGGCCTATGCTTCCAAGCTGTTCCGCGAAGTGCCGGAGCTGGAGGGGCTGACGCACCTTTCCCACCAGGGCAACGAAGTTTGCTTCGCCACTATCGGCGACGCATCTACGAGCGAGGGCCATTTCTGGGAAACCGTGAATGCCGCCGGCGTGTTGCAGGTGCCGCTTTGCATTTTTGTGTGGGACGATGGATATGGTATTTCCGTTCCCCGCAAGTATCAAACTACAAAAGGTTCTATCAGCGCCGCGCTGGAAGGCTTCCGGAAAGGGGAGCAGACCAACGGGCTGGAGATATATAATGTAAAAGGATGGGATTACGCCGGCCTTTGCGAAGTGTTCGAGGAAGGGATCCGCAAAGCCCGTGAAACCCACGTGCCCGTGCTCTTCCACGTAGAAGAGATCACCCAGCCCCAGGGGCACTCCACTTCCGGCTCGCACGAGCGGTACAAAAGCAAGGAACGCCTGGCCTGGGAAAAGGAATTCGACTGCAACAGCAAAATGCGCCAGTGGATCGTCGTGAACGCCCTGGCCGACGAAGGCGCCCTCCAGGAAGTGGAAGCCGAAGCCAAAGTGCTCGCCCACGAAGGCCGCAAACGCGCCTGGGAAAAATACATCGCGCCCATCCGGGGCCAGGTGCAGGGCCTGACCGCCATCCTCAAGAACCTCGTCGAGGAAGGCCGGGTGGAAACGGAACTGGTACAACATACCATCCAGGAGCTGGCCGCCAACCGGGAGCCCCTTCGCCGCGATATCCTCAAATCCGCTGCACATATCCTGTTCCGCTACCCGCGCGATTTTTCGCCGGTATTGAACGATCTGCAGCTGTTTTACGACAACCAGCTCGTCACCGAAAAAGAAAATTACAACAGCCTCCTGTACGCCACCGGCGCCAATTCGGCGCTCAACGTGCCGGAAGTGCCGGCCGAATACGCGGCAGACGCTCCCGTGCTCAACGGCTACGAAGTGCTGAATAAATACTTCGATCAACTGTTCACCGACAACCCGCTGGTATTCGCTTTCGGCGAAGATGTGGGCAAGATCGGCGACGTGAACCAGGGCTTCGCCGGCCTCCAGGCCAAACACGGCAAAGTCCGCATTTCCGATACCGGCATCCGCGAACTGACCATCATGGGCCAGGGGATCGGGATGGCGCTTCGCGGCCTGCGGCCCATCGCGGAAATCCAGTACCTGGATTACCTGCTGTACGGCCTCCAGCCCCTGAGCGACGATGTGGCTTCCCTGCAATACCGCACCCGCGGCACGCAGTTCTGTCCCATCATCGTCCGCACCCGCGGCCACCGGCTGGAAGGGATCTGGCACTCGGGCAGCCCCATGGGAATGATCATCAACTCCCTGCGCGGTTTCTACGTGTGCGTGCCCCGCAACATGGTGCAGGCGGCAGGGATGTACAACACGCTCCTCCGCGCCCACGAACCGGGGATCGTCATCGAATCGCTCAACGGTTACCGCCTGAAAGAGCGCATGCCGGAGAACCTCGTAGATTTCACGGTGCCCATGGGCGTTCCGGAAATCCTGCATGAGGGTACCGACATTACCATCGTTTCTTACGGCAGCACGCTGCGCATCATCGAGGAAGCCATCCAAACCCTTTCCGGGCTTGGTGTTTCCTGCGAACTGATCGATGTGCAAACGCTCCTGCCTTTCGATACCAGCCACTCCATCCTGGATTCGCTGAAAAAGACCAACCGCATCCTTTTCGTGGACGAAGACGTTCCCGGCGGCGGCACCGCTTACATGTTCCAGCAAGTGATGGAGCTGCAGGGCGGTTACCGTTGGCTCGACGTGGCGCCCCGCACCCTGTCTGCCCAGGCGCACCGCCCGGCTTACGGTTCCGACGGCGATTACTTCTCCAAGCCCAACGTGGAAGATGTGGTGAAAGTAGTTATGGAAATGATCAGGGAATAA
- a CDS encoding DUF1573 domain-containing protein, translating into MKKFVVSLFATLLVTTSLWAQAQNGGGTTNAVDAKLKFKKETVDFGKTKLNKPVTVTFEFTNVSKEPVLIEAAKPSCGCTTPKWTAEPILPGKAGTITATYSANAVGKPMKTIYLKLKGVDQEKELFLTGTVEN; encoded by the coding sequence ATGAAAAAATTCGTTGTATCCCTATTTGCAACTTTACTGGTTACCACTTCACTGTGGGCGCAGGCACAGAACGGCGGCGGAACGACTAATGCAGTAGACGCCAAGCTCAAATTCAAGAAAGAAACAGTTGATTTCGGTAAAACCAAGCTCAACAAACCCGTAACCGTTACTTTCGAATTCACCAACGTCTCCAAAGAGCCCGTGCTGATCGAAGCTGCCAAACCCAGCTGCGGTTGCACCACCCCGAAATGGACGGCAGAGCCCATCCTTCCCGGAAAGGCAGGTACCATCACGGCCACCTACAGCGCGAATGCGGTAGGCAAACCGATGAAAACCATCTACCTGAAGTTAAAGGGAGTTGACCAGGAGAAGGAACTATTCCTCACAGGAACGGTTGAAAACTAA
- a CDS encoding pyridoxal phosphate-dependent aminotransferase, whose translation MPNISQRGQIMPPSPIRKLVPFAEAAKKKGVTVYHLNIGQPDIETPQPVLDAVRNSHFKVLEYSHSAGNESYRRKLTTYYDRFGIQVDYNQIIVTTGGSEAIIFGFMACLDPGDEVIIPEPFYANYNGFAVEAEVKVVPVTSGIESGFALPPIADFEKKITPKTKAILICNPNNPTGYLYSPEELNVLRDICKKHNLFLFSDEAYREFAYDGTTLSALQLEGLEDNVVVFDTISKRYSACGGRIGALVTRNKTLLDSVMKFAQARLSPPSFAQIAAEAAVDLPEDYFDGIKAEYKSRRDLLVKRLNGIPGVFCPNPGGAFYAMAKLPIDDADKFCQWLLEDFSVDQQTVMLSPGTGFYATPGLGKQEVRLAYVLNLEAIDKAMTALTKALEVYPGRR comes from the coding sequence ATGCCGAACATCAGTCAGCGCGGCCAGATCATGCCGCCCTCTCCGATCCGAAAACTGGTACCGTTCGCGGAAGCAGCTAAAAAGAAAGGAGTTACGGTTTATCATCTCAACATCGGGCAACCCGATATCGAAACGCCGCAACCCGTGCTCGACGCGGTGCGCAATTCCCATTTCAAAGTCCTGGAATACAGCCACAGCGCAGGCAACGAATCTTACCGCCGCAAACTCACCACTTATTACGACCGTTTCGGCATCCAGGTGGATTACAACCAGATCATCGTGACCACCGGCGGCTCCGAAGCCATTATCTTCGGTTTCATGGCCTGCCTCGACCCGGGCGATGAAGTGATCATCCCCGAGCCCTTCTACGCCAATTACAACGGCTTCGCCGTGGAAGCGGAAGTGAAAGTGGTGCCCGTGACCTCCGGTATCGAATCCGGATTCGCCCTGCCGCCGATCGCCGACTTCGAAAAGAAGATCACGCCCAAAACCAAAGCCATCCTCATCTGCAATCCCAACAACCCGACCGGTTACCTCTACAGCCCCGAGGAACTGAACGTGCTGCGGGATATCTGCAAAAAACATAACCTCTTCCTCTTCTCCGACGAAGCGTACCGCGAGTTCGCGTACGACGGCACCACCCTGTCTGCCCTGCAGCTGGAAGGCCTGGAAGACAATGTGGTGGTGTTCGACACCATTTCCAAGCGCTACAGCGCCTGTGGCGGCCGTATCGGCGCCCTGGTGACCCGCAACAAAACGCTGCTGGATTCGGTGATGAAGTTCGCCCAGGCCCGCCTGAGCCCGCCGAGCTTCGCGCAGATCGCCGCGGAAGCTGCCGTAGACCTGCCGGAAGACTATTTCGACGGCATCAAGGCGGAATACAAGAGCCGCCGCGACCTGCTGGTGAAGCGCCTCAACGGCATTCCCGGGGTGTTCTGCCCCAATCCGGGCGGAGCGTTTTATGCCATGGCGAAGCTCCCGATCGACGATGCGGACAAATTCTGCCAATGGCTGCTGGAAGATTTCAGTGTTGATCAGCAAACGGTGATGCTGTCTCCCGGCACGGGCTTCTACGCCACTCCGGGCCTTGGCAAGCAGGAAGTGCGCCTGGCGTACGTCTTGAACCTGGAAGCGATCGATAAGGCCATGACGGCACTGACAAAAGCGTTGGAGGTGTATCCCGGCCGCCGCTAA
- a CDS encoding DUF6881 domain-containing protein, whose protein sequence is MRYLKVIWMHNFDDEPQFIYSEIGDDAYELRKVEIYKDRSFGVASQEFEFGGTALADQQIPDVDAIAGDAEFLPKEITRDEFEDVWSGCINYLAKKR, encoded by the coding sequence ATGAGATACTTGAAGGTAATTTGGATGCATAATTTCGATGACGAGCCCCAATTCATTTATAGCGAAATTGGTGACGATGCTTATGAATTGCGGAAAGTGGAAATTTACAAAGACAGGAGTTTTGGGGTGGCTTCGCAAGAATTCGAGTTTGGTGGCACTGCGTTGGCCGACCAACAGATCCCGGACGTTGACGCGATAGCGGGTGATGCCGAATTCTTGCCGAAAGAAATAACCAGGGATGAATTTGAGGACGTTTGGTCGGGATGCATCAACTATTTGGCGAAGAAACGTTGA
- the rplQ gene encoding 50S ribosomal protein L17 → MRHGKKLNKLSRTSAHRKSLMSNLACELIAHKRITTTLAKAKALRVYVEPLLTRGKTDDTHNRRIVFSYLQDKEAIQELFGPISEKIASRPGGYTRIIKLGKRIGDNAETALIELVDFNEIYGKTAAADKAPAKKTRRAGGKKKAEAEGAEAPAAEEKAAE, encoded by the coding sequence ATGCGTCACGGAAAGAAATTGAACAAACTGAGCCGCACGTCCGCTCACCGCAAAAGCCTCATGAGCAACCTGGCTTGCGAACTCATTGCTCACAAACGTATCACCACCACCCTGGCTAAAGCCAAAGCACTCCGCGTTTACGTGGAACCCCTGCTGACCCGTGGTAAAACCGACGACACTCACAACCGTCGTATCGTGTTCAGCTACCTGCAGGACAAAGAAGCTATCCAGGAACTGTTCGGCCCCATCAGCGAGAAAATCGCCAGCCGTCCCGGTGGATACACCCGTATCATCAAGCTTGGCAAACGTATCGGTGACAACGCCGAAACTGCGCTGATCGAACTGGTTGACTTTAACGAAATCTACGGTAAAACTGCCGCTGCTGATAAAGCTCCTGCCAAGAAAACCCGTCGTGCCGGCGGTAAGAAAAAGGCTGAAGCTGAAGGCGCTGAAGCACCTGCTGCTGAAGAAAAAGCTGCTGAGTAG
- a CDS encoding DNA-directed RNA polymerase subunit alpha, with the protein MAILNFQKPDKIVLQKSTDFEAQFEFRPLEPGYGVTIGNALRRVLLSSLEGYAIVGIKIEGADHEFGTLKGITEDVTEIILNLKQVRFKKIVENEVSSEKIQISIKGKTEFRADMIEKATNSFQIMNPELLICTLDPSAKLDIELTIGKGRGYVPAEENRPKDAVFGYIAIDSVFTPIKNVKYSIENTRVEQKTDYEKLIMEVVTDGTIHPEEAVKQASRILIQHLMIITDENISFDTKDTEKEDVVDEQTLQLRKILKTPLEDLDLSVRAFNCLKAAKINSLSELVQYEQEELMKFRNFGQKSLSEIEQVLGERGLHFGMDLSKLKLDEE; encoded by the coding sequence ATGGCAATTCTTAATTTCCAAAAGCCTGACAAGATCGTTTTGCAGAAGTCTACCGACTTTGAAGCTCAATTCGAATTCCGTCCGTTAGAACCGGGTTATGGTGTGACAATTGGTAACGCGCTCCGCCGCGTGCTGTTGTCGTCTTTGGAGGGCTATGCCATTGTGGGTATCAAGATCGAAGGCGCTGATCACGAGTTTGGCACCCTGAAAGGGATCACGGAAGACGTTACTGAAATCATCCTCAACCTGAAACAGGTTCGTTTCAAGAAAATCGTTGAGAATGAAGTAAGCAGCGAGAAAATCCAGATCTCTATCAAGGGCAAAACCGAGTTCCGGGCAGATATGATCGAGAAAGCGACCAACTCTTTCCAGATCATGAACCCCGAACTGCTGATCTGCACCCTGGATCCTTCCGCCAAGCTGGACATCGAGCTGACCATCGGCAAAGGCCGCGGTTACGTTCCGGCAGAGGAAAACAGACCCAAAGATGCAGTGTTTGGTTATATCGCGATCGATTCCGTGTTCACGCCCATCAAGAACGTGAAATACAGCATCGAGAACACCCGTGTGGAACAGAAGACCGACTACGAGAAACTGATCATGGAAGTAGTGACAGACGGTACCATCCATCCGGAAGAAGCGGTAAAACAAGCTTCCCGTATCCTCATCCAGCACCTGATGATCATCACCGATGAAAACATCAGCTTTGATACCAAAGACACTGAGAAAGAAGATGTGGTAGACGAACAAACCCTGCAGCTGCGCAAGATCCTGAAAACTCCCCTGGAAGATCTGGACCTGAGCGTACGCGCATTCAACTGCCTGAAAGCGGCCAAAATCAACTCCCTGAGCGAACTGGTACAGTACGAACAGGAAGAACTGATGAAATTCCGCAACTTCGGTCAGAAATCCCTCAGCGAGATCGAACAAGTGCTGGGCGAAAGAGGCCTGCATTTCGGTATGGACCTGTCCAAACTGAAACTCGACGAAGAATAG
- the rpsD gene encoding 30S ribosomal protein S4, which translates to MARYTGPKTKISRIFGEPILGNGKYLGKNSNPPGQHGAQRKRKQLGEYALQLREKQKAKYTYGVLEKQFRNLFEEANRRKGVTGEVLIKLLEARLDNTVFRMGIAPSRPAARQLVSHKHVTVNGVVVNVPSYQLKPGDIVGLEAKSAGNTAVTSQVRGKNPKYNWVDFNEKELRGTFIAYPERESVPENIKEQLIVELYSK; encoded by the coding sequence ATGGCAAGGTACACAGGACCAAAGACCAAGATCTCCAGGATTTTTGGAGAGCCTATCTTAGGCAATGGCAAGTATTTAGGCAAGAATAGCAACCCTCCCGGTCAGCACGGCGCACAACGTAAGCGTAAGCAACTGGGCGAGTACGCGCTGCAGCTGAGAGAAAAACAAAAAGCGAAGTACACTTACGGCGTACTGGAAAAACAGTTCCGTAACCTCTTCGAAGAAGCTAACCGTCGTAAAGGCGTTACTGGTGAAGTATTGATCAAATTGCTGGAAGCACGTCTGGACAACACCGTGTTCCGCATGGGCATCGCTCCTTCCCGCCCGGCTGCCCGTCAGCTCGTTTCCCACAAACACGTTACCGTTAACGGCGTGGTGGTGAACGTGCCTTCCTACCAGCTGAAACCCGGCGACATCGTAGGCCTCGAAGCTAAATCCGCAGGCAACACCGCGGTGACCAGCCAGGTTCGCGGCAAGAACCCCAAGTACAACTGGGTAGACTTCAACGAGAAAGAACTGAGAGGTACTTTCATCGCTTACCCCGAAAGAGAATCTGTTCCCGAAAACATTAAGGAGCAGCTGATCGTGGAATTGTACAGCAAGTAA
- the rpsK gene encoding 30S ribosomal protein S11, which yields MAKASNTKAAAKKRVVKVDNFGDVHISASFNNIIVSITNKAGQVISWSSAGKMGFKGSKKNTPYAAQLAASDAAKTAIDAGLKRADVFVKGPGAGRESAIRAIANSGIEVTLIKDVTPLPHNGCRPPKKRRV from the coding sequence ATGGCAAAAGCATCAAATACTAAAGCTGCCGCTAAAAAGAGGGTAGTAAAAGTGGATAACTTCGGAGATGTACATATCTCTGCAAGTTTCAACAACATCATCGTGAGCATCACCAACAAGGCTGGTCAGGTTATCTCCTGGTCTTCTGCTGGTAAGATGGGCTTCAAGGGTTCTAAAAAGAACACTCCTTATGCTGCTCAGCTGGCTGCTAGCGATGCCGCCAAAACTGCAATCGACGCTGGCCTGAAAAGAGCTGACGTATTTGTGAAAGGACCCGGCGCCGGCCGTGAAAGCGCAATCCGCGCCATCGCGAATTCCGGTATCGAGGTAACCCTCATCAAAGACGTTACTCCGCTGCCGCACAACGGTTGCCGTCCTCCGAAAAAGAGAAGGGTATAG
- the rpsM gene encoding 30S ribosomal protein S13, with protein MARIAGIDLPKNKRGEIGLTYIFGIGHSTSVYILNKAEIDLNKKVKDWNDDEQAAIRNIINAELKVEGQLRSEVQMNIKRLLDIACYRGLRHRKGLPVRGQRTRTNSRTRKGKRKTVAGKKKAPKK; from the coding sequence ATGGCACGTATAGCCGGTATTGATCTTCCTAAGAACAAAAGGGGTGAAATTGGACTGACCTACATCTTCGGAATCGGTCACTCTACTTCAGTATATATCCTGAACAAAGCTGAAATTGACCTGAACAAGAAAGTGAAGGATTGGAATGACGATGAGCAAGCTGCGATTCGTAACATTATCAACGCCGAGCTGAAAGTTGAAGGTCAACTGCGTTCCGAGGTTCAGATGAACATCAAGCGTTTGCTGGATATCGCCTGCTACCGTGGTCTGCGTCACCGTAAAGGTCTGCCGGTTAGAGGCCAGCGTACCCGTACTAACAGCCGTACCCGTAAAGGTAAGCGTAAGACGGTTGCAGGTAAAAAGAAGGCACCGAAGAAATAG
- the rpmJ gene encoding 50S ribosomal protein L36, giving the protein MKVRASIKKRSADCKIVRRKGKLLVINKKNPRFKQRQG; this is encoded by the coding sequence ATGAAAGTAAGAGCTTCCATCAAGAAAAGAAGTGCAGACTGCAAGATCGTTCGCCGCAAGGGTAAATTGCTGGTGATCAACAAAAAGAATCCCCGTTTTAAACAACGTCAGGGATAA
- the infA gene encoding translation initiation factor IF-1 produces the protein MAKQALIKQDGIILEALSNAMFRVKLENGHEILATISGKMRMHYIRILPGDKVGVEMSPYDLSRGRIIFRYK, from the coding sequence ATGGCGAAACAGGCACTGATTAAACAGGATGGTATTATTCTCGAAGCCTTATCAAATGCGATGTTCCGGGTGAAACTGGAAAACGGGCATGAGATTCTGGCGACCATTTCTGGGAAAATGCGGATGCACTATATTCGCATCCTGCCGGGCGACAAGGTTGGGGTTGAGATGAGCCCTTATGATTTGAGCAGGGGTCGTATAATTTTCAGGTATAAATAA
- the map gene encoding type I methionyl aminopeptidase codes for MIHYKTKEEIELMRESAQLVSATLAEVARRLKPGMSTLDVDAIAEQFIRDHGAVPSFKNYKGFPNTCCISVNEAVVHGIPNAYVIKEGDLVSVDVGVFKNGFHGDSAYTFAIGEVPAHVRKLMTATKVALNKGIEKAVVGNRVGDIAYAIQDYLEKERGYGVVRELVGHGLGRNLHEDPQVPNYGRRGSGAVLKDGLVIAIEPMVNLGTRDVEYLEDGWTVVTRDRKVSVHYEHTVSVQKGKADVLSTFVEIEAAEQQNPVLAGAVAQ; via the coding sequence ATGATTCATTATAAGACAAAAGAAGAAATTGAGCTGATGCGTGAAAGTGCCCAGCTGGTAAGCGCCACCCTCGCTGAGGTGGCCCGCCGGCTGAAGCCTGGCATGAGCACGCTGGACGTCGACGCCATCGCGGAGCAATTCATCCGCGACCATGGTGCGGTGCCCTCCTTCAAAAATTATAAAGGGTTTCCCAATACCTGCTGCATTTCCGTGAACGAAGCGGTCGTGCATGGCATTCCCAATGCATATGTGATCAAGGAGGGCGACCTCGTTTCGGTAGACGTGGGGGTGTTCAAGAACGGATTCCATGGCGACAGTGCCTATACCTTCGCGATAGGGGAGGTTCCGGCGCACGTACGGAAGCTGATGACCGCTACGAAGGTGGCGCTCAACAAGGGCATCGAAAAGGCCGTTGTGGGCAACCGGGTGGGCGATATTGCCTATGCCATCCAGGATTACCTGGAGAAGGAGCGGGGATATGGCGTGGTACGTGAGCTGGTAGGCCACGGATTGGGACGTAACCTCCATGAAGACCCCCAGGTGCCGAATTATGGCCGCAGGGGCAGCGGTGCCGTGCTGAAGGATGGATTGGTGATCGCGATCGAGCCGATGGTGAATCTGGGTACCCGGGACGTGGAATACCTGGAAGATGGTTGGACGGTTGTGACGAGAGACCGGAAGGTGTCGGTACACTACGAACATACGGTTTCGGTGCAGAAAGGGAAGGCCGACGTGCTGTCCACTTTTGTGGAAATTGAAGCGGCTGAGCAGCAAAACCCGGTGTTGGCGGGGGCGGTGGCGCAATAA
- the secY gene encoding preprotein translocase subunit SecY, with the protein MKKFIETIKNIWSIEDLRKRILTTLLLVLVYRVGSYITLPGLDPNELAKFSETSQQGILGLFNMFAGGSFSRASIFALGIMPYISASIAIQLLTIAVPYFQKLQKEGDSGRKKINQYTRLLTVIVTAFQASAYVAYLRTQSGAALIPAYGGFMFWLSTTVVLTAGTLFVMWLGEKITDKGIGNGTSIIIMMGILARLPESLLQEFSLKTTGAGGGLLIFLVEIAMFIVITIGLILLVQGTRKIPVNYAKRIVGNKQYGGVRQFIPLKVNAAGVMPIIFAQAIMFIPATAIGFATQSEGASGFIRIFSDHTNPWYNVIYAVLVIVFTFFYTALIFNPTQMADEMKRNNGFIPGVKPGKATADYIGAVMDRITLPGSVFLALVGVLPGIAAALNVNSQFATFFGGTSLLIMVGVILDTLQQIESQLLMRHYDGLMSSGRIKGRTSPANA; encoded by the coding sequence GTGAAGAAATTTATCGAAACCATAAAGAACATCTGGAGTATCGAGGACCTGCGTAAACGCATCCTCACAACGCTGCTCCTGGTACTGGTATACCGTGTTGGTTCCTATATCACCCTTCCCGGTCTCGATCCCAACGAGCTGGCCAAATTCTCCGAGACTTCCCAGCAAGGTATCCTGGGGCTGTTCAACATGTTTGCCGGTGGGTCTTTCTCCCGCGCATCCATTTTCGCCCTCGGCATCATGCCCTATATCTCGGCGTCTATCGCCATTCAGCTCCTCACGATCGCCGTTCCCTATTTCCAGAAATTACAGAAAGAAGGTGACAGCGGCCGGAAAAAGATCAACCAATACACCCGCCTGCTCACTGTTATCGTGACGGCTTTCCAGGCCAGTGCCTACGTTGCGTACCTCAGAACGCAATCCGGTGCGGCGCTCATCCCCGCATACGGCGGCTTCATGTTCTGGCTTTCCACCACCGTGGTGCTGACCGCCGGAACGCTGTTCGTTATGTGGCTGGGTGAAAAAATCACGGATAAGGGCATTGGTAACGGTACCTCCATCATCATCATGATGGGCATTCTCGCCCGCCTCCCCGAATCCCTCCTGCAGGAATTCTCCCTGAAAACAACAGGCGCCGGCGGCGGTCTCCTCATCTTCCTCGTGGAAATTGCCATGTTCATCGTGATCACCATCGGGCTCATCCTGCTGGTTCAGGGAACACGCAAAATCCCGGTGAATTACGCCAAGCGAATCGTAGGTAATAAACAATACGGTGGCGTTCGCCAGTTCATTCCCCTCAAAGTGAATGCTGCAGGCGTTATGCCCATCATCTTCGCCCAGGCCATCATGTTCATTCCGGCCACGGCGATCGGTTTCGCCACCCAGAGCGAAGGCGCGTCCGGCTTCATCCGTATCTTCAGCGATCACACCAACCCCTGGTACAATGTGATCTATGCCGTACTGGTGATCGTCTTCACGTTCTTCTACACCGCGCTCATTTTCAACCCCACCCAAATGGCGGACGAAATGAAACGCAACAACGGGTTCATCCCCGGTGTGAAACCCGGTAAAGCTACTGCCGACTACATCGGCGCAGTTATGGACCGCATCACCCTCCCGGGCTCGGTGTTCCTGGCGCTCGTAGGCGTACTGCCCGGTATCGCTGCCGCACTCAACGTGAACAGCCAGTTCGCTACCTTCTTCGGTGGTACCTCGCTGCTGATCATGGTCGGTGTAATCCTCGATACCCTGCAGCAGATCGAAAGCCAGCTGCTCATGCGTCACTATGACGGTCTCATGAGCTCCGGCCGCATCAAAGGCAGAACTTCACCCGCCAACGCGTAA
- the rplO gene encoding 50S ribosomal protein L15 → MSLHQLRPAQGAVHKEKRLGRGEASGKGGTSTKGNKGAQSNTGYSSKRGHEGGQMPIQRRLPKRGFHPISRVDYKVFNIGQLDTIVEKYGIQEFSLENLYMNGLISKTDQVKVLGHGELKSKVTLKVNAISEKAKAAIEAAGGSVELV, encoded by the coding sequence ATGAGCTTACATCAACTCCGTCCTGCACAAGGCGCAGTACATAAAGAAAAACGCCTGGGTCGCGGTGAGGCCTCCGGTAAAGGTGGTACCTCTACGAAAGGTAACAAAGGTGCCCAATCCAACACCGGCTACTCCAGCAAACGTGGTCACGAAGGTGGCCAGATGCCGATCCAGCGCCGTCTGCCCAAACGTGGTTTCCATCCGATCAGCCGTGTAGACTACAAAGTCTTCAACATTGGTCAGCTGGACACTATCGTTGAAAAATACGGTATCCAGGAATTCAGCCTCGAGAACCTCTACATGAACGGCCTCATCAGCAAAACCGACCAGGTGAAAGTGCTGGGCCACGGTGAACTGAAGAGCAAAGTAACGCTGAAAGTGAACGCGATCAGCGAGAAAGCCAAAGCAGCCATCGAAGCAGCTGGTGGTTCTGTGGAACTGGTTTAA
- the rpmD gene encoding 50S ribosomal protein L30, whose product MAKIKITQVKSGIDRPERQKLTLKALGLKKMNNTVEVEATPQILGMVRTVHHLVKVEQVNA is encoded by the coding sequence ATGGCAAAGATCAAGATCACCCAGGTAAAGAGCGGAATCGACCGTCCTGAACGTCAGAAGCTGACGCTGAAGGCGCTCGGTCTGAAAAAGATGAACAATACCGTTGAGGTGGAAGCTACTCCCCAGATCCTGGGCATGGTTCGCACCGTTCACCACCTGGTGAAAGTGGAACAAGTGAATGCATAA